One Candidatus Bathyarchaeia archaeon genomic window, GACCTACCTCATCGGGACGGGCATATTGCTCCTGATATTCGCTCCTAGGATGTTGCTAGCTGGGAGGATCTGGGGCATCGTGAGTCCCTCCGAGCTCCTCGCCAAGAGGTATGGAAGCGCGGCGGTCGGGGCCCTCGCCTCCCTCATATGCCTCCTCTTCTTGATCCCATACACCTCGGTCCAAGCCCAAGGCTCCGCGTACCTCCTCAACAGGCTCACCGGCGGAGGGATATCCTACGAAGCTGGGTTGGCGTTCATGATAACCATCATAGCGGTCTTGGCTTGGTGGGGGGGTATGAGGGGCGTGGCTTGGTCCGATGCCATACAAGCGCTCGTCATGATGATCACGGCCGTAGCATTGCTCGCCTTCCTAGTCCAATCCGTATTCGGGGGGCTCGGCGCCTTCGCCTCCAGGATCGAGGCGGAGGCCCCCGAGCTCCTGAGCGTTCCGGGGCCCAACGCCTTCTTCAACTTCCCCAAGTTCTTGGGCCTAACGATCCCTTGGTTCTTCTTCGCCATCACGAACCCTCAAGTCTCGCAAAGGCTCCTCGTGCCTAGGTCCATGTACTCGCTCAAATGGATGCTGAGGGGGTTCTTGATCTTCGGCCTCCTTTACACAGTGATATGCACCCTATTTGGGCTCTCATCCCGATTGATATACCCATCCCTCCCATCGCCGGATCTAGCGATGCCGAAGCTCCTTTCGGAGAAGGTACCCCCGCCCATCTCCATAGCGACTTTGATCGGGATACTCTCGGCCGCCGTGACCACCGCGGATTCGATCCTGCTCTCCTTGGGCTCGATGGTGGGTAGGGATATATACAGGGCCATTAAGCCCGGGGCCACCGAGGCGGGGGAGTTGAGGATCGGTAAGGCCGTCATAGTCCTAATGGCCTTGGCCCTGTTAGCCTTCTCTTGGAGCCCCCAAGGCCTAATAGTGGAGCTATCGGTCCTCTCCTCCGCGGGCCTCTTGGCGCTCGTGCCACCGTTCGTTGGGGCCTTCTTTTGGCGGAGGGGGACCGCATTCGGCGCCATTATCGGAATGGCGGTCGGCGCATCGACGGCTGGGTCCCTCCACTTCCTCAGGGCCTATCCGCTGGGGCAATGGCCGGGGATCTGGGCCCTCTTGGCGTCAACGATGGCCTTCTTGATCGCGAGCGCGTTGAGCGATCCGCCGGGGGGAGTGGAGGAGTTCTTTGGGGCCTTGAAGGAGGCATTGGCGAGAAAGAACGTGGCCATCTAAGCCCATTAGTTGGGGTTTGGGGAACACCATCCGATGCCCAACAGCGGATTCGGCTGAAGTGGCCGATCGAGGGTTTTGCGGGACCCTCATTGGGGCCTTCCGCAAATTATGCAGAACCTAGCGACGCCAGGGATCTTCGCGCCGCAATGGATGCAGAACTTCCCATCGCCTACCGATTTGGGCCTCCTCGCCCCCCTATGCTTTGCCGCCCCGCTCTCTCTCGCCCGCTCGACCATCGCCGCGCCGGCCCCCGCCCCCAGCTCTTCCCCGTGGCCCTTCGATTGAGCCTCCTCATCGGATCGCATCCTGATCCCACACCGTTTTGGGTGGATCCGGATAAAAATATGTCCCTACTCCCTCCCCCTAAATTCCCATAAGTTTATATTCATGAAGCCATCATCAAAGCTTGGTATACGGGATTTCTGCGAGCAGCGAAATCGCGTATAACCAATCAAGAAGGTGAGAAAAGGAATGGGTTACGAAAGGCGTGGATTCGGCCCTAGGACTATGTACAAGATAAAGTGCTCGGACTGCGGCGCCGAAGCCGAAGTTCCATTCAAGCCAACAGAGGGAAGGCCGGTCTACTGCAAGGAATGTTATCAAAATCATAGGAAGCGTTGATACTTCCCAATTGGCGATTATTCTATTCCATTTTTTATCCTTTAATATCCAAACGGTTTAGCTGCGAATTGACTCAGGAGGGCTATCTTGGCGCTCTCCTCCAATAGCTCGGCCAAATCCTCAGCGCTCCGGAGGCTCGATCCGGCGGCTATGATCCCATGGCCGGATAATATGGCCGCGCAAACCCCCGGATCGGAGAAAGCCTCCTTGACCAATCTTGCCATTGCATCGCTTCC contains:
- a CDS encoding sodium:solute symporter family protein; amino-acid sequence: MISPAHMYLGVALYFAAMFAVAHYGRRRTGVGIEEYYLAGRRMGGLVAALTYSATTYSAFMMVGLVGYVWAGGVGAMGFELTYLIGTGILLLIFAPRMLLAGRIWGIVSPSELLAKRYGSAAVGALASLICLLFLIPYTSVQAQGSAYLLNRLTGGGISYEAGLAFMITIIAVLAWWGGMRGVAWSDAIQALVMMITAVALLAFLVQSVFGGLGAFASRIEAEAPELLSVPGPNAFFNFPKFLGLTIPWFFFAITNPQVSQRLLVPRSMYSLKWMLRGFLIFGLLYTVICTLFGLSSRLIYPSLPSPDLAMPKLLSEKVPPPISIATLIGILSAAVTTADSILLSLGSMVGRDIYRAIKPGATEAGELRIGKAVIVLMALALLAFSWSPQGLIVELSVLSSAGLLALVPPFVGAFFWRRGTAFGAIIGMAVGASTAGSLHFLRAYPLGQWPGIWALLASTMAFLIASALSDPPGGVEEFFGALKEALARKNVAI
- a CDS encoding zinc ribbon domain-containing protein; its protein translation is MRSDEEAQSKGHGEELGAGAGAAMVERARESGAAKHRGARRPKSVGDGKFCIHCGAKIPGVARFCIICGRPQ
- a CDS encoding CxxC-x17-CxxC domain-containing protein, with product MGYERRGFGPRTMYKIKCSDCGAEAEVPFKPTEGRPVYCKECYQNHRKR